One Novosphingobium sp. G106 DNA segment encodes these proteins:
- a CDS encoding 1-acyl-sn-glycerol-3-phosphate acyltransferase, translating to MIAQIIIGATRFLVGGHARWEGSAPAPRQRIYFANHSSHLDTVILWAALPKELRTTTHPVAALDYWGRTPLHRFVATKVLNAVLVDRSARHDPLGPLTEALDRGHSLILFPEGTRHSEAVPGPFKGGLHHLARDYPGVELVPVYLTNLARAYPKGAILPAPISCVVSFGKPLERWADEPKPLFLERARQAVCALGDVR from the coding sequence ATGATCGCCCAGATCATCATCGGTGCGACCCGCTTCCTCGTCGGCGGCCACGCCCGCTGGGAGGGCAGCGCGCCAGCGCCGCGCCAGCGCATCTACTTCGCCAACCATTCGAGCCATCTCGACACGGTGATTCTCTGGGCGGCGCTGCCGAAGGAACTGCGCACCACGACGCATCCCGTCGCCGCGCTCGACTATTGGGGCAGGACCCCGCTGCATCGCTTCGTCGCCACTAAGGTCCTGAACGCTGTGCTGGTCGACCGCTCCGCCCGCCACGATCCGCTTGGCCCGCTCACGGAAGCACTCGATCGAGGGCACTCGCTGATCTTGTTCCCCGAAGGCACGCGCCACAGCGAAGCCGTGCCGGGCCCGTTCAAGGGTGGGCTCCATCACCTCGCCCGCGACTATCCGGGCGTCGAGCTGGTCCCCGTCTATCTGACCAATCTCGCCCGCGCCTATCCGAAGGGCGCGATCCTGCCCGCGCCGATCAGTTGCGTGGTCAGCTTCGGCAAGCCGCTGGAGCGCTGGGCGGACGAACCCAAGCCCCTGTTCCTCGAACGCGCCCGCCAGGCGGTCTGCGCGCTGGGAGATGTCCGGTGA
- the bioD gene encoding dethiobiotin synthase, whose product MSRYVVTGTDTGIGKTVVAAGLAGHLHARYWKPVQAGLDDETDSDTVRRLTEGRAEVLPEGYRLVTPCSPHEAARIDQVRINPATLALPAGDGPLIVEGAGGVLVPVNDEALYADLFVLWRLPVVLVARTTLGTINHSLLSLEALRARGLQVAGVIFSGEENAPSEQAIIEFGQCRHLGRLPRLDPLTPAALAEAVAHNIRMDLLA is encoded by the coding sequence ATGAGCCGCTACGTCGTCACCGGCACCGATACCGGCATCGGCAAGACCGTGGTCGCCGCAGGCCTCGCCGGGCACCTGCACGCCCGCTACTGGAAGCCGGTGCAGGCAGGGCTCGACGACGAGACCGACAGCGATACCGTGCGGCGGCTGACCGAGGGCCGCGCGGAAGTCCTGCCCGAAGGCTATCGGCTGGTCACGCCCTGTTCGCCGCACGAAGCCGCGCGGATCGACCAGGTGCGGATCAATCCCGCGACGCTCGCGCTGCCCGCCGGCGACGGCCCGCTGATCGTCGAGGGCGCGGGCGGCGTGCTGGTGCCGGTCAATGACGAGGCGCTCTACGCCGACCTCTTCGTACTGTGGCGCCTGCCCGTGGTCCTCGTCGCACGTACCACGCTCGGCACGATCAACCACAGCCTGCTCTCGCTCGAAGCCCTGCGCGCGCGCGGCCTCCAGGTCGCAGGAGTGATCTTCTCGGGTGAGGAGAACGCGCCCAGCGAGCAGGCGATCATCGAGTTCGGCCAATGCCGCCATCTCGGCCGCCTGCCCCGGCTCGATCCGCTGACCCCGGCCGCGCTGGCCGAGGCCGTCGCCCATAACATCCGCATGGACCTGCTGGCATGA
- the bioB gene encoding biotin synthase BioB, translating into MAQNPETLQQTRTDWTRDEIAALFDLPFTELVFRAAEVHRAHHDAGAVQLSTLLSVKTGGCPEDCGYCSQSVKAESGVKATKLMDVRAVLQSAARAKDAGSTRFCMGAAWRNPKDRDMPAIIEMVHGVRAMGMETCMTLGMLTEKQADMLAAAGLDYYNHNIDTSPEKYGEISTTRTFEDRLDTLSNVRKAGMNVCSGGIVGMGEARGDRVGFIHALATLPEHPQSVPINALMPVKGTVLGNMLEGTPLAKIDDIEFVRTVAVARITMPESMVRLSAGRVSMSEATQALCFMAGANSIFSGETLLTTENPGEDTDAALFAKLGLRPMAIEELRGCSREAAE; encoded by the coding sequence ATGGCCCAGAATCCTGAAACGCTTCAGCAGACCCGCACCGACTGGACCCGCGACGAGATCGCCGCGCTGTTCGACCTGCCTTTCACCGAGCTGGTCTTCCGCGCCGCCGAGGTCCACCGCGCGCACCACGATGCCGGCGCGGTCCAGCTCTCGACCCTGCTCTCGGTCAAGACCGGCGGCTGTCCCGAGGACTGCGGCTACTGCTCGCAGTCGGTGAAGGCGGAAAGCGGCGTCAAGGCGACCAAGCTGATGGACGTGCGGGCAGTGCTGCAGTCCGCGGCGCGCGCCAAGGACGCGGGCTCGACCCGCTTCTGCATGGGCGCCGCCTGGCGCAATCCCAAGGACCGCGACATGCCCGCCATCATCGAGATGGTCCACGGGGTGCGCGCCATGGGCATGGAAACCTGCATGACGCTGGGCATGCTGACCGAAAAGCAGGCCGACATGCTGGCCGCGGCGGGTCTCGACTACTACAACCACAACATCGATACATCGCCCGAGAAGTACGGCGAGATATCGACGACCCGCACCTTCGAAGACCGGCTCGATACGCTGAGCAACGTCCGCAAGGCAGGCATGAACGTCTGCAGCGGCGGCATCGTCGGCATGGGCGAAGCGCGCGGTGATCGCGTGGGCTTTATCCACGCGCTCGCGACCTTGCCCGAGCATCCGCAGTCGGTTCCGATCAACGCGCTGATGCCGGTTAAAGGTACGGTGCTTGGCAACATGCTCGAGGGCACGCCGCTCGCCAAGATCGACGACATCGAGTTCGTCCGCACGGTCGCGGTGGCGCGGATCACCATGCCCGAGTCGATGGTTCGACTCTCGGCCGGCCGCGTATCGATGTCCGAAGCGACCCAGGCGCTGTGCTTCATGGCCGGCGCCAATTCAATCTTCTCCGGCGAGACGCTGCTCACCACCGAAAACCCCGGCGAAGACACCGACGCCGCGCTTTTCGCCAAGCTGGGCCTGCGGCCCATGGCGATCGAAGAACTGCGCGGCTGCTCGCGCGAAGCGGCGGAATGA
- a CDS encoding CDP-alcohol phosphatidyltransferase family protein: MSELANRRPLKSRQTGWAGALARLLQKTPLTPNAVSVAGIGFAAVGAACFAFAPELPLLWLGGALFIQLRLLANLMDGLLAVEGGRKSPTGALYNEFPDRIEDALLLVAAGYGAGMPTLGWAAALLAMGTAYVRALGGSIGLTQDFCGPMAKQHRMALLTLGAVLSPFVAGMPVVLAAICFGAAVTSVRRLMRQARTLREAAR, encoded by the coding sequence ATGAGTGAGCTTGCGAACCGAAGACCGCTAAAATCGCGCCAGACCGGCTGGGCCGGCGCGCTCGCCCGGTTGCTGCAGAAGACGCCGCTGACGCCCAATGCGGTGTCGGTGGCGGGCATCGGCTTTGCCGCCGTGGGCGCCGCCTGTTTCGCCTTTGCACCCGAACTACCGCTGCTTTGGCTGGGCGGCGCGCTGTTCATCCAGCTGCGCCTGCTGGCCAATCTGATGGACGGCCTGCTCGCGGTCGAAGGCGGACGCAAGTCGCCGACGGGGGCGCTCTACAACGAGTTCCCGGATCGGATCGAGGATGCGCTGCTGCTCGTCGCGGCAGGCTATGGCGCCGGCATGCCGACGCTCGGCTGGGCCGCGGCGCTGCTCGCGATGGGCACCGCCTATGTCCGCGCGCTTGGCGGTTCGATCGGCCTCACGCAGGATTTCTGCGGCCCGATGGCCAAGCAGCACCGTATGGCGCTGCTAACGCTCGGCGCGGTGCTGAGTCCTTTCGTTGCCGGCATGCCTGTTGTCCTCGCGGCGATCTGCTTCGGTGCGGCCGTTACCAGCGTCCGCCGCCTGATGCGCCAGGCGCGTACGCTGCGGGAGGCGGCACGATGA
- a CDS encoding 8-amino-7-oxononanoate synthase: MTGDEPVFSAQAEDLARLAAQSRQRRLIPETGIDFASNDYLGLGRSGLLVDAARAALDRGVPVGSGGSRLLRGNCDEHEALEAEAATFFGSESALWFATGYAANSALFSTLPQRGDLIVHDELVHASAHEGMKLGRAETVSVRHNDPDAFELAIRRYRADGGTGRVWLAVESLYSMDGDRAPLDALTAIADRHDAVLLIDEAHATGVFGEGGRGLADTISGRENVITLRTCGKALGCEGALVCAPAVVKDFLVNRGRGFIFSTAPSPLMAAVVRASLEIVRTRPELREALWARVRHAETLLGLLGAQIAGSQIIPLIIGPDDRTMQLAGALQAAGFDVRGIRPPTVPNGTARLRISVTLNASLGQIGDLAAALAEATAKA, from the coding sequence ATGACCGGTGACGAGCCGGTCTTCTCCGCGCAGGCGGAGGACCTGGCACGGCTGGCGGCGCAGTCGCGCCAGCGCCGGCTGATCCCCGAGACCGGGATCGACTTCGCATCGAACGATTATCTCGGGCTCGGCCGTTCGGGCCTGCTCGTCGATGCCGCGCGGGCAGCGCTCGATCGCGGCGTGCCCGTCGGCTCGGGCGGCTCGCGGCTGCTGCGCGGCAACTGCGACGAGCATGAAGCGCTCGAGGCCGAGGCCGCGACCTTCTTCGGCAGCGAGAGCGCGCTTTGGTTCGCCACCGGCTATGCCGCCAATTCGGCGCTGTTCTCGACATTGCCGCAGCGCGGCGACCTCATCGTCCACGACGAACTGGTCCACGCCAGCGCGCACGAGGGCATGAAGCTCGGCCGGGCCGAAACCGTCTCGGTGCGCCACAACGACCCCGACGCCTTCGAACTCGCGATCCGCCGCTACCGCGCAGACGGCGGCACCGGACGAGTCTGGCTGGCGGTGGAAAGCCTCTATTCGATGGACGGCGACCGCGCGCCGCTGGACGCCCTCACCGCGATCGCCGATCGCCACGATGCTGTCCTGCTGATCGACGAAGCGCACGCGACAGGCGTGTTCGGAGAGGGCGGTCGCGGACTGGCCGACACCATATCCGGCCGCGAGAACGTCATCACCTTGCGCACCTGCGGCAAGGCGTTGGGCTGCGAAGGCGCGCTGGTCTGCGCGCCCGCAGTGGTCAAGGACTTCCTTGTCAACCGGGGCCGCGGCTTCATCTTCTCGACCGCGCCCTCGCCGCTGATGGCCGCCGTGGTGCGCGCCTCGCTCGAGATCGTTCGCACCCGCCCCGAACTGCGCGAGGCGCTGTGGGCGCGCGTGCGCCACGCCGAGACCCTGCTCGGCCTTCTCGGCGCGCAGATCGCCGGCTCGCAGATCATTCCGCTGATTATCGGACCCGACGACCGCACGATGCAGCTCGCCGGCGCGCTGCAGGCGGCCGGCTTCGACGTGCGCGGCATTCGCCCGCCGACCGTGCCCAACGGCACTGCGCGGCTGCGAATTTCGGTCACGCTCAATGCCTCGCTCGGCCAGATCGGCGATCTCGCCGCAGCCCTCGCCGAAGCCACCGCCAAGGCATGA
- a CDS encoding TetR/AcrR family transcriptional regulator — protein sequence MGRRSDHSRDELREMIVHEGHRQMSEVGFAKFSAREVAKAIGYSIGTLYNVFGSYDQLILAINGRTLDLWLVDLEVRLVGQSEARLHAAVGAYFDFALRHRNAWTALYDFRLPASEVMPPEYQRKVTAITDVVVREIAAALPDRQKDKAPALARSLLATVHGHCYFELNGTFALLGEEHPLAAALARVDDALAQYR from the coding sequence ATGGGCCGGCGATCCGATCATTCGCGCGACGAACTGCGCGAGATGATCGTGCACGAAGGGCATCGGCAGATGAGCGAGGTCGGCTTCGCGAAGTTCTCGGCGCGAGAGGTGGCCAAGGCGATCGGATACTCGATAGGCACGCTCTACAACGTGTTCGGGTCCTACGATCAGCTGATCCTGGCGATCAACGGCCGCACGCTCGACCTCTGGCTGGTCGATCTCGAAGTGCGGCTCGTCGGGCAGAGCGAGGCGCGGTTACACGCCGCAGTGGGCGCCTATTTCGATTTCGCCCTGCGCCACCGCAACGCCTGGACCGCGCTCTACGACTTCCGCCTGCCGGCAAGCGAGGTCATGCCGCCCGAATACCAGCGCAAGGTCACTGCGATCACCGACGTCGTCGTCCGAGAGATCGCCGCCGCGCTGCCGGACCGGCAGAAGGACAAGGCCCCCGCCCTCGCCCGCTCGCTGCTCGCGACGGTGCATGGCCACTGCTATTTCGAACTCAACGGCACTTTCGCGCTGCTGGGCGAGGAGCATCCGCTGGCCGCCGCGCTCGCGCGCGTCGATGATGCGCTGGCGCAATATCGGTAG
- a CDS encoding SDR family NAD(P)-dependent oxidoreductase → MNRSYDGAVVVVTGASTGLGRAIAAGAAKRGARAVVINFASSSAEAEITAGLVREAGAEAVIAKGDVGDDAICKAVAAAAAPFGRIDALFNNAGITRARPYGDLDALTGDDFMDIYRVNVVGPYQMTRAARTLLEASDRAAVINTSSIAGVTGGGSSIAYSASKGALNTMTRSLAYALAPKIRVNTICPGFIDSPWFDKVGIDTASLRDHIIATNPLRLASQPEDIADSALFFGSQASRHVTGETLLVDAGRHLGTMP, encoded by the coding sequence ATGAATCGATCCTACGACGGCGCGGTGGTGGTGGTGACGGGGGCCTCGACCGGGCTCGGCCGCGCGATCGCGGCAGGTGCGGCGAAGCGCGGTGCGCGGGCCGTTGTGATCAACTTCGCCAGCAGCAGCGCCGAGGCCGAGATCACCGCCGGGCTGGTGCGAGAGGCCGGCGCGGAAGCAGTGATCGCTAAAGGCGATGTCGGCGATGATGCCATCTGCAAGGCCGTTGCCGCGGCCGCGGCGCCCTTTGGCCGGATCGATGCGCTGTTCAACAACGCCGGGATCACCCGGGCACGGCCCTATGGCGATCTCGATGCGCTGACCGGCGACGACTTTATGGACATCTACCGGGTCAACGTCGTCGGCCCCTACCAGATGACGCGCGCGGCGCGGACGTTGCTCGAGGCGTCGGACCGCGCTGCGGTGATCAACACCTCATCGATCGCCGGGGTGACCGGGGGCGGTTCGTCGATCGCCTATTCGGCTTCGAAGGGCGCGCTCAACACGATGACGCGCTCGCTGGCCTACGCGTTGGCGCCGAAGATCCGCGTCAACACGATCTGCCCGGGCTTCATCGACAGCCCGTGGTTCGACAAGGTGGGGATCGATACGGCTTCGCTGCGCGACCACATCATCGCGACTAACCCGCTGCGCCTAGCCTCGCAGCCCGAGGACATTGCCGACAGCGCCTTGTTCTTCGGCAGCCAGGCGTCGCGGCACGTCACCGGCGAGACCTTGCTTGTCGATGCCGGCCGCCACCTGGGAACCATGCCTTGA
- a CDS encoding phosphatidate cytidylyltransferase gives MNDKMILLIGGVFVLLLIASAVGFLLSRRGPNETVANLNARIKAWWAMVAVFAVAFLVGRELTIALFALTSFYALREFLSITPTRPEDHRAVAVAFYLFIPLQYWLIWDQWQSLFAILIPVWAFLALPALAVLKGETEDFLARTARIQWALMLTVFCISHAPALLILHIPGFEGQNFLLLFFLITIVQLSDVLQYVFGKLFGRHKVAPRVSPAKTWEGLIGGGLSATAVGAALWWITPFAPWQAALMALAIVLAGFVGGLVLSAVKRSLGAKDWGTMIEGHGGVLDRMDSVSFAAPVFFHLTNYFFAS, from the coding sequence GTGAACGACAAGATGATCCTGCTGATCGGCGGTGTATTCGTGCTGTTGCTGATCGCTTCGGCGGTGGGCTTCCTGCTCTCGCGCCGCGGCCCGAACGAAACCGTCGCCAACCTCAATGCCCGCATCAAGGCGTGGTGGGCGATGGTCGCGGTCTTTGCCGTCGCTTTCCTCGTCGGCCGGGAACTGACCATCGCGCTGTTCGCGCTGACCTCGTTCTACGCCTTGCGCGAGTTCCTCTCGATCACGCCGACGCGGCCCGAGGATCACCGCGCCGTTGCGGTCGCCTTCTACCTGTTCATCCCGCTGCAGTACTGGCTGATCTGGGATCAGTGGCAGAGCCTGTTCGCGATCCTGATCCCGGTCTGGGCCTTCTTGGCTCTGCCCGCGCTGGCCGTGCTCAAGGGCGAGACCGAGGATTTCCTCGCCCGCACCGCGCGCATCCAGTGGGCGCTGATGCTGACGGTGTTCTGCATCAGCCATGCGCCCGCGCTGTTGATCCTGCATATCCCTGGGTTCGAGGGGCAGAACTTCCTGCTGCTGTTCTTCCTGATCACGATCGTCCAGCTTTCCGACGTGCTCCAGTACGTGTTCGGCAAGCTCTTCGGCCGCCACAAGGTCGCCCCGCGCGTGAGCCCGGCCAAGACGTGGGAAGGTCTGATCGGCGGCGGCCTTTCGGCCACCGCGGTCGGCGCTGCGCTCTGGTGGATCACGCCTTTCGCGCCCTGGCAGGCCGCGCTGATGGCGCTGGCCATCGTCCTGGCGGGCTTCGTCGGCGGGCTCGTGCTCTCGGCGGTCAAGCGCTCGCTGGGCGCCAAGGACTGGGGGACGATGATCGAAGGCCACGGCGGCGTGCTCGACCGCATGGACTCGGTCTCTTTCGCCGCACCCGTATTCTTTCACCTCACCAACTACTTCTTCGCGTCGTAA
- a CDS encoding acyl-[ACP]--phospholipid O-acyltransferase has protein sequence MSAPDLSLLAKRRFAPMFVVQFLGAFNDNLLKFAMLFLANFVIYKTEPAKAEMLAVIATGLFMLPYFLFSALAGQLADRIDKARLIRWIKLAEVVIMTIGLAGFWFQSIPALLTALFFMGLHSTLFGPVKYSILPQHLGPNEITGGTGLIEAGTFLAILGGQLLAQFIPAWEAGLTAMGIAALGYLAALAIPPAPPMRGDHPVDWNIWRGTIEIMGAARHGRGVWLCILGISWFFAAGAVLVSEFAPLVSGTLAAKQEVATLFLVVFSLTIAVGSLAVNKLLGGEVSARYVPISALGLALGLIDLSLSTGGFVVQTANASVDQFLATPGSICILIDLGVVAFSGGMFIVPLYAILQVKSPAEERSRIIAANNIINAGVAVLCVLAISGLLALGVDVPGLILALGLATLVVALISIWLLPETLFKSLIRLILRALYRVEVSGIEHMPKPGERAVVVVNHLSLLDGVLLGAFLPGKPTFAINTHIAKAWWVKPFLGLFDAFPVDPTNPMAAKAMVRAVKEGRTLVIFPEGRITVTGALMKVFDGPGMVADKADAPIIPLRLDGPQYTPASYMKGKVRQRWFPKITLTVLPPRRFAIEGEMSARERRAIAGRRLYDEMSRMIFDTTDINRTLFEALCEARHIHGGKKPLVEDVKREPIGYDRLLMASELLGRQLAAVTRPGENVGLLLPNVNGVVVAFFGLQAFGRVAAMLNFTVGLANLRSACTTAEIRTIVTARAFVDQSKLHDVVAALENDGKRVLYLEDISASISGGAKLWATLTSRGVAARHRKLGIAPDAPAVILFTSGSEGTPKGVVLTHRNLLSNLAQLAARIDFNASDVVLNALPVFHSFGLTGGTLLPLLNGIRTVLYPSPLHYRIVPALAYDANATILFGTDTFLSGYARMAHGYDFYSLRYIFAGAERVRPETRAIYAEKFGLRIMEGYGATEAGPVIAVNTPMHYQAGTVGRLLPAIEARLDDVPGIAEGGRLFIRGPNVMAGYLLASDPGHLQPPEGGWHDTGDIVTFDEAGFCTIRGRAKRFAKIGGEMVSLPAVESYAAAVWPGAEHAVVTRPDPKKGEQLILFTTAKNPDQKALQEWARGNGVTELMVPRDIRALDALPVLGTGKIDYVTLGQMAAG, from the coding sequence GTGTCCGCACCTGACCTGTCGCTGCTGGCCAAGCGCCGCTTTGCGCCGATGTTCGTCGTCCAGTTCCTGGGCGCGTTCAACGACAACCTGCTGAAATTCGCCATGCTGTTCTTGGCGAACTTCGTGATCTACAAGACCGAGCCGGCCAAGGCCGAAATGCTCGCGGTGATCGCGACCGGCCTGTTCATGCTGCCCTATTTCCTGTTCTCCGCGCTCGCCGGACAGCTGGCGGACCGCATCGACAAGGCACGGCTGATCCGCTGGATCAAGCTTGCCGAAGTCGTGATCATGACGATCGGCCTCGCCGGTTTCTGGTTCCAGTCGATCCCCGCGCTGCTGACCGCGCTGTTCTTCATGGGGCTGCACTCGACGCTGTTCGGCCCGGTCAAATATTCGATTCTGCCCCAGCACCTCGGCCCGAACGAGATCACCGGCGGCACCGGCCTGATCGAGGCGGGGACCTTCCTTGCGATCCTCGGCGGCCAGTTGCTCGCGCAGTTCATTCCGGCCTGGGAGGCGGGGCTGACCGCGATGGGCATCGCCGCGCTCGGCTATCTCGCCGCCCTGGCGATCCCGCCCGCGCCGCCGATGCGGGGCGACCACCCCGTCGACTGGAACATCTGGCGCGGCACCATTGAGATCATGGGCGCCGCGCGCCACGGCCGCGGCGTTTGGCTCTGCATCCTCGGGATCAGCTGGTTCTTCGCCGCCGGCGCGGTGCTGGTGTCCGAATTCGCCCCGCTGGTCAGCGGCACGCTCGCGGCCAAGCAGGAAGTCGCGACGCTGTTCCTCGTCGTCTTCTCGCTGACGATCGCCGTGGGCTCGCTGGCGGTGAACAAGCTGCTCGGCGGAGAAGTGTCGGCGCGCTACGTGCCGATCTCGGCGCTGGGGCTGGCGCTCGGCCTGATCGACCTCTCGCTCTCGACCGGTGGTTTCGTGGTGCAGACCGCCAATGCCTCGGTCGACCAGTTCCTCGCCACGCCAGGTTCGATCTGCATCCTCATCGACCTCGGCGTCGTCGCCTTCTCGGGCGGCATGTTCATCGTGCCGCTCTATGCGATCCTTCAGGTCAAGAGTCCGGCCGAGGAACGTTCGCGGATCATCGCTGCCAACAACATCATCAACGCCGGCGTCGCCGTGCTCTGCGTCCTGGCGATCAGCGGGTTGCTGGCGCTGGGCGTCGACGTACCGGGGCTGATTCTCGCGCTTGGCCTGGCGACGCTGGTCGTCGCGCTGATCTCGATCTGGCTGCTGCCCGAGACTCTGTTCAAGAGCTTGATCCGCCTCATCCTACGCGCACTCTACCGTGTCGAGGTCAGCGGCATCGAGCATATGCCCAAGCCCGGCGAGCGGGCCGTCGTCGTGGTCAACCACCTGAGCCTGCTCGACGGCGTGCTGCTCGGCGCCTTCCTTCCGGGCAAGCCGACTTTCGCGATCAACACGCACATCGCCAAGGCCTGGTGGGTGAAGCCGTTCCTCGGCCTGTTCGATGCCTTCCCGGTCGACCCGACCAACCCGATGGCGGCCAAGGCCATGGTCCGCGCGGTGAAGGAAGGGCGCACCCTGGTGATCTTCCCGGAAGGCCGCATCACCGTCACCGGCGCGCTCATGAAGGTGTTCGACGGGCCGGGCATGGTCGCCGACAAGGCCGATGCGCCGATCATCCCACTACGCCTCGACGGGCCGCAGTACACGCCTGCCTCCTACATGAAGGGCAAGGTCCGCCAGCGCTGGTTCCCCAAGATCACGCTGACCGTCCTGCCGCCGCGCCGCTTCGCCATAGAAGGCGAAATGAGCGCGCGCGAACGCCGCGCCATCGCCGGCCGCCGTCTCTATGACGAGATGAGCCGGATGATCTTCGATACCACGGACATCAATCGCACGCTGTTCGAGGCGCTCTGCGAGGCGCGCCATATCCACGGCGGCAAGAAGCCGCTGGTCGAGGACGTCAAGCGCGAGCCGATCGGTTATGACCGCCTGCTCATGGCTTCAGAGCTGCTGGGCAGACAGCTCGCCGCGGTCACGCGCCCGGGTGAGAACGTCGGCCTGCTGTTGCCCAACGTGAACGGGGTGGTGGTCGCCTTCTTCGGCCTGCAGGCATTTGGCCGCGTCGCGGCGATGCTCAACTTCACCGTCGGCCTGGCCAACCTGCGCTCGGCCTGCACGACCGCGGAGATCCGCACGATCGTCACCGCCCGCGCTTTCGTCGACCAGTCGAAGCTGCACGACGTGGTCGCCGCGCTCGAGAACGATGGCAAGCGCGTGCTCTACCTGGAGGACATCTCCGCGAGCATCAGCGGCGGCGCCAAGCTCTGGGCGACGCTGACCAGCCGCGGTGTTGCGGCGCGCCACCGCAAGCTCGGCATCGCGCCCGATGCGCCCGCGGTCATCCTCTTCACCTCGGGTTCCGAAGGCACGCCCAAGGGCGTCGTCCTGACCCACCGCAACCTGCTGTCGAACCTCGCCCAGCTCGCCGCGCGGATCGACTTCAACGCCAGCGACGTGGTGCTGAACGCATTGCCGGTGTTTCACTCGTTCGGCCTGACCGGTGGCACTCTGCTCCCGCTGCTCAACGGCATCCGCACTGTGCTCTACCCGAGCCCGCTGCACTACCGGATCGTCCCCGCGCTGGCCTATGACGCCAACGCGACGATCCTGTTCGGTACCGACACCTTCCTCTCGGGCTATGCCCGCATGGCACACGGCTACGATTTCTACTCGCTGCGCTACATCTTCGCCGGCGCCGAGCGCGTGCGTCCCGAAACGCGCGCGATCTACGCGGAGAAATTCGGCCTGCGCATCATGGAAGGCTACGGTGCGACCGAGGCCGGACCGGTGATCGCGGTCAACACGCCGATGCATTACCAGGCCGGCACCGTTGGCCGCCTGCTCCCCGCGATCGAGGCGCGGCTCGACGACGTTCCCGGCATCGCCGAAGGCGGCCGCCTGTTTATCCGCGGCCCCAACGTCATGGCCGGCTACCTGCTGGCGAGCGATCCCGGGCACCTGCAACCGCCCGAAGGCGGCTGGCACGACACCGGCGATATCGTCACCTTCGACGAAGCCGGCTTCTGCACGATCCGCGGCCGCGCCAAGCGCTTCGCCAAGATCGGCGGCGAGATGGTCTCGTTGCCCGCGGTCGAGAGCTATGCCGCAGCGGTATGGCCCGGCGCCGAGCATGCCGTCGTCACCCGGCCCGATCCCAAGAAGGGCGAGCAGCTCATCCTGTTCACCACGGCAAAGAACCCCGACCAGAAGGCCCTTCAGGAATGGGCGCGCGGCAACGGCGTCACCGAACTGATGGTACCGCGCGACATACGCGCGCTGGACGCGCTGCCGGTGCTGGGGACCGGCAAGATCGACTACGTGACGCTGGGGCAAATGGCGGCAGGGTAG